In Sus scrofa isolate TJ Tabasco breed Duroc chromosome 11, Sscrofa11.1, whole genome shotgun sequence, the following proteins share a genomic window:
- the INTS6 gene encoding integrator complex subunit 6 isoform X5 — MPILLFLIDTSASMNQRSHLGTTYLDTAKGAVETFMKLRARDPASRGDRYMLVTFEEPPYAIKAGWKENHATFMNELKNLQAEGLTTLGQSLRTAFDLLNLNRLVTGIDNYGQGNFSS, encoded by the exons ATGCCCATCTTACTGTTCCTGATAGACACGTCTGCCTCTATGAACCAGCGCAGCCATCTGGGCACCACCTACCTGGACACGGCCAAAGGCGCGGTAGAGACCTTCATGAAG CTCCGTGCCCGGGACCCTGCCAGCAGAGGAGACAGGTATATGCTGGTCACTTTCGAAGAGCCGCCCTATGCTATCAAG gccgGATGGAAAGAAAACCATGCAACGTTTATGAATGAACTGAAAAACCTTCAGGCTGAAGGACTTACGACTCTTGGCCAATCCCTAAGGACAGCTTttgatttattaaatttaaatagattaGTAACTGGCATAGACAACTATGGGCAG GGTAACTTCAGCTCCTGA